Proteins encoded by one window of Elaeis guineensis isolate ETL-2024a chromosome 12, EG11, whole genome shotgun sequence:
- the LOC105033484 gene encoding uncharacterized protein has product MSSFRRFELLDSPFSFLYHETALCSPTPPLFPPFSPSFVSAAAIADEEVEHQLGFSLDLLNAIPSAVDLPLKCLLPSPAISSFDVFDAATDLIHFRRFQERAETELQLRSLCDRVTALELGLGRALGSSSSRLDRKYTWTAEFKGAKEEEFDRKYKWVAESKGGAERNLRWTAEFKGQKEDGFDRRYKWTAEKKGEADRNVKWTAEIKGKGKHAPVAHTYTFQAAEKPAAEEKGEKKGKMKEKEAATLRVVEIEEKNPGAIAIRKAFAKSSNKGKKKELSRQDAALIIQMTFRAHLVRRSQVLRCLRDLAVAKGKLKEIRALFYNFSYRRRLANDAEERQRFCEKIIVLLLTVDAIEGPDYMVRAAKKSMVEELEAMLDVVDPQPRATLGSLKRRRFDLPDGGPIPKELIAGVEGVVQVLEQED; this is encoded by the exons ATGAGCAGTTTCAGGCGCTTCGAGCTCCTTGATTCCCCTTTTTCCTTCCTCTACCACGAGACCGCTCTCTGTTCCCCAACTCCACCCCTCTTCCCCCCTTTCTCCCCCTCCTTCGTGTCGGCGGCGGCGATCGCCGACGAGGAGGTGGAGCATCAGCTAGGGTTCTCCCTGGACCTCCTGAACGCTATCCCTAGCGCCGTCGATCTCCCCTTGAAATGCCTCCTTCCCTCACCGGCGATCTCTTCCTTCGATGTCTTCGACGCCGCCACCGATCTGATACACTTTCGGCGGTTCCAGGAGCGGGCGGAGACGGAGCTCCAGCTCCGGAGCCTCTGCGATCGCGTCACCGCCCTCGAGCTGGGGCTGGGGCGAGCGCTGGGTTCCTCCTCCTCCAGGCTTGACCGCAAGTACACATGGACGGCGGAGTTCAAGGGGGCGAAGGAGGAGGAGTTTGATCGGAAGTACAAGTGGGTGGCAGAGTCTAAGGGCGGGGCCGAGAGGAACTTGAGGTGGACGGCGGAGTTCAAGGGGCAGAAGGAGGACGGATTTGATCGGAGGTATAAGTGGACGGCGGAGAAGAAGGGGGAGGCGGATCGGAACGTGAAGTGGACGGCGGAGATCAAGGGGAAGGGGAAGCACGCACCGGTGGCGCACACGTATACATTCCAGGCGGCAGAGAAGCCGGCGGCGGAGGAGAAGGGGGAGAAGAAGGGAAAGATGAAGGAGAAAGAGGCGGCGACGCTGCGGGTGGtggagatcgaggagaagaatccGGGAGCCATCGCCATCAGGAAG GCTTTTGCCAAGAGCAGTAACAAGGGTAAGAAGAAGGAATTATCACGACAAGATGCTGCATTGATTATTCAGATGACTTTCAGGGCCCATCTGGTTCGACGTTCTCAAGTGCTTCGTTGCCTTAGAGATCTGGCAGTGGCCAAAGGCAAACTTAAGGAAATCAGGGCCTTATTCTATAATTTCTCTTATCGCCGTCGCTTAGCAAATGATGCGGAAGAACGCCAGAGGTTCTGTGAGAAAATAATTGTTCTTCTCCTCACTGTTGATGCCATTGAG GGACCGGATTATATGGTTCGAGCAGCAAAGAAGTCAATGGTGGAGGAGCTGGAGGCAATGCTTGATGTTGTGGATCCACAGCCGCGTGCTACGCTGGGTTCCTTGAAGCGTAGAAGATTTGATCTTCCTGATGGTGGTCCCATTCCAAAGGAGCTGATCGCTGGTGTGGAAGGGGTTGTCCAGGTGCTTGAACAGGAAGATTAG
- the LOC105033483 gene encoding uncharacterized protein, protein MATNWLKSLRCNSNAVADGVTNPKSLSRKTKNPHPLATCRRFDSVKDVVSPFPIYPSSPLPKTPSLKEPKPKPKSRPSPPPPASVVMEVAPPANSLPALEELPVGHSSRRVVEIIFRSSWGRPPFAGEIKMLFRVQHPPRATARFEEYRSAVRAHTAASSAARCAADGNEMMRFHRAPSSASAGGGEVYDAAAWGKAGEGIRTFDGSGGAHASGGGGAGRGAMLLCRVIAGRVRTGSEPESVSLSGFDSLRVGMGELLVFDPRAVLPCFLIIYKI, encoded by the coding sequence ATGGCGACGAATTGGCTGAAATCCCTCCGCTGCAACTCTAACGCTGTCGCCGATGGCGTCACAAACCCGAAATCCCTCTCCAGGAAGACCAAGAACCCCCACCCCTTGGCCACCTGCCGTCGCTTCGACTCCGTCAAAGACGTCGTCTCTCCCTTCCCAATATATCCCTCCTCCCCTCTTCCCAAAACACCATCCCTAAAAGAACCCAAACCCAAACCTAAATCTAGACCTTCCCCGCCGCCGCCGGCGTCCGTGGTGATGGAGGTGGCGCCGCCGGCCAATTCGTTGCCGGCGCTGGAGGAGCTTCCGGTGGGTCACTCCTCGCGGCGGGTGGTGGAGATCATCTTCCGGTCGAGCTGGGGGCGGCCGCCGTTCGCCGGCGAGATCAAGATGCTCTTCCGGGTCCAGCACCCGCCGCGGGCCACCGCACGCTTCGAGGAGTACCGCTCCGCCGTCCGCGCCCACACCGCCGCCTCCAGCGCCGCCCGCTGCGCCGCCGACGGGAACGAGATGATGCGCTTCCACCGCGCCCCCTCCTCCGCCTCCGCTGGCGGCGGCGAGGTCTACGACGCGGCGGCGTGGGGGAAGGCGGGAGAGGGGATCCGGACCTTCGACGGGAGCGGCGGGGCCCACGCGAGCGGGGGCGGTGGGGCCGGTCGTGGGGCGATGCTTCTGTGCCGGGTCATAGCGGGCCGGGTGCGGACCGGGTCGGAACCGGAGTCGGTGTCGCTGTCCGGGTTCGACTCGCTTCGGGTCGGGATGGGAGAGCTATTGGTGTTCGACCCCAGGGCGGTGCTCCCTTGCTTCTTAATCATCtacaaaatataa